In uncultured Bacteroides sp., one genomic interval encodes:
- a CDS encoding AraC family transcriptional regulator: MPQIKEGFKGQRLITISTEVLSNNRNNPLIQNLYITKIGFFPAVKYHYVNKENGVDYYILLYCTSGEGWYKIGEKNYVIKENQYVILPPNVPYSFGANTANPWTIYWLHFKGKIASSFFVPPVIPRHILPEQNSRLQDRIQIFEDIYENLELSYHSDHYGYASLCLYHFLASFKYVEQFRRIRFQDENESRFSEKVIYYMRENVESNLSLEQLAAHFDFSPSHFSALFKKETKQSPIKYFIALKVEKACQYIELSNLKICDIYPKLGFQDAAYFTRIFTKIMGISPSKYRERERHN; the protein is encoded by the coding sequence ATGCCACAGATAAAAGAAGGATTTAAAGGTCAGCGGCTGATTACCATCAGCACGGAAGTTCTATCAAATAATCGGAATAATCCACTGATCCAGAACCTTTACATAACTAAAATCGGTTTTTTCCCAGCCGTTAAGTATCATTATGTTAATAAAGAAAACGGAGTGGATTATTACATCCTTCTCTATTGCACATCGGGCGAAGGATGGTATAAAATAGGAGAAAAGAACTATGTGATCAAGGAAAATCAATACGTGATTCTACCTCCCAACGTACCTTATAGCTTTGGGGCCAACACCGCCAATCCCTGGACCATTTACTGGCTTCATTTCAAGGGGAAAATAGCCTCTTCGTTTTTTGTCCCTCCCGTTATTCCCCGGCATATTTTGCCGGAGCAGAACTCTCGTTTGCAAGACCGTATACAAATCTTCGAAGATATTTATGAAAACCTGGAGCTCAGTTACCACAGTGATCACTATGGTTATGCCTCCCTTTGTCTGTACCATTTCCTGGCATCGTTCAAGTACGTTGAACAGTTCCGACGCATCCGCTTTCAGGACGAAAATGAAAGCCGGTTCAGTGAAAAGGTCATTTATTACATGCGCGAAAATGTGGAAAGCAACCTCTCGTTAGAGCAGCTGGCCGCCCACTTCGACTTTTCCCCCTCTCATTTCTCGGCGCTGTTTAAGAAAGAGACCAAACAATCACCAATTAAATACTTCATTGCGCTAAAGGTTGAAAAAGCATGCCAGTACATTGAATTATCAAACCTGAAAATCTGCGATATATATCCCAAACTCGGATTTCAGGATGCCGCCTATTTCACTCGTATTTTCACTAAGATAATGGGAATTTCTCCATCAAAGTACAGAGAAAGAGAAAGGCATAATTAA
- a CDS encoding glycoside hydrolase family 76 protein, whose amino-acid sequence MRNLFILGVVFLLISCGSGEEPYTPKPPVKPPVTTDNVKCNQRAKEIFDLVNRYYNLSNGLYKESYPAQSGDPSYSYLWPYSGLVSGAATLTQSGYNVDYTTLCDNFQLYYRNGANGNTIGGYGSASTGTGGQGTRFYDDNSLVGSCLVEAYNITKQQRFLDRASQVVNFLKSGVDNLLDGGIWWNEDEKNILNDGNSNKPTCANGYATLFLLDYYTVCPAAEKASVLSFAKTEYAWIKAHLQDSSDKCYWNDVNTTGAVNKAKWTYNTGVMIQNGVRLYSITGDQTYLNDAIASAQGAYDYFVKSRNNIALTYPDNDPWFNTKLLRAYIDLEPFYKNADSYIQVYYNLINNGYKKARTAEGFFYEDWTGVNPKRYYSLLMQDAVIESYGALSLYKKETLTSQ is encoded by the coding sequence ATGAGAAATTTATTCATACTAGGGGTTGTTTTTTTGTTGATATCTTGTGGAAGCGGGGAAGAGCCCTATACTCCCAAACCTCCGGTAAAACCGCCCGTCACAACCGATAACGTTAAGTGTAACCAGAGAGCAAAAGAAATTTTTGATCTTGTTAACCGGTATTATAATCTTTCCAACGGGCTTTATAAAGAAAGTTATCCCGCCCAAAGCGGTGATCCTTCATACTCTTATCTCTGGCCCTATTCCGGTTTAGTGAGTGGTGCCGCTACGTTAACCCAATCGGGCTACAACGTGGATTACACCACTTTGTGCGACAATTTTCAGTTATACTACCGTAATGGCGCCAACGGAAATACGATAGGTGGCTACGGATCGGCATCGACCGGAACAGGTGGTCAAGGTACACGGTTTTATGACGATAATTCGCTTGTGGGGAGCTGTCTGGTTGAAGCGTACAACATAACCAAACAGCAACGGTTCTTGGACAGAGCCTCTCAAGTTGTGAACTTTCTGAAAAGCGGGGTGGATAATTTGCTGGATGGTGGTATATGGTGGAACGAAGACGAGAAAAACATTCTCAATGATGGAAATTCCAATAAACCCACTTGCGCAAATGGATATGCAACTCTCTTTTTATTAGATTATTACACCGTGTGTCCTGCTGCGGAAAAAGCATCCGTGCTTTCTTTTGCTAAAACGGAGTATGCATGGATTAAAGCCCATTTACAGGATTCCAGTGACAAGTGTTACTGGAACGACGTAAATACGACGGGAGCAGTGAATAAAGCCAAATGGACCTACAATACCGGTGTGATGATTCAGAATGGAGTAAGGTTGTACAGCATCACCGGTGATCAGACTTATCTGAATGATGCCATCGCCTCAGCGCAGGGAGCTTATGATTATTTTGTCAAATCAAGAAACAATATTGCGCTCACCTATCCGGATAATGATCCGTGGTTTAACACAAAACTTCTGAGAGCATACATCGATCTAGAACCGTTTTATAAGAATGCGGATAGCTACATACAGGTCTACTACAATTTAATAAATAACGGATATAAGAAGGCGCGCACTGCCGAAGGATTCTTTTACGAAGACTGGACGGGAGTAAATCCCAAAAGATATTATTCTCTGCTGATGCAGGATGCGGTAATTGAATCGTACGGGGCTTTGTCTTTGTATAAGAAAGAAACACTTACGTCTCAATAA
- a CDS encoding class I mannose-6-phosphate isomerase, with protein sequence MTNYEKRPFFRMNGKAYAGWNAIKDELNVKISTSPSQRYILIVECYQGVYHDELIREFEKLNAGLFLLTDDAFYPEDKIREMVHPDVTDDEIFGYMTRLTLNDYLDPEKVEKIRGKINKSTGLVVLYGYAASLIAEKYDCLVYADMPRWEIQLRQRRNEVNNIGIRNAEEAPSIKYKRGFFVDWRVCDRLKQQLFEKADYWLDSTIKDEPRMIAARTLLDGLTALSKTPFRLVPYFDPGPWGGQWMKKVCGLDASKPNYAWAFDCVPEENSLLFEVEGEFIEVPAINLVFYKATELLGEPVESRFGKEFPIRFDFLDTIQGGNLSLQVHPTRQYIHEHFGMSYTQDESYYLLDARPDAVVYLGMKTGCDPQAMVEDLEKSQETGAPFDTERYVNKFPAKKHDHFLIPNGTVHCSGTNGMVLEISATPYIFTFKLYDWGRLGLDGRPRPINIAHGANVIQWNRDTQYCQKHLVNQVQRMSEGDGWWEEKTGLHPNEFIETRRHWFTKTVHHQTANSVNVLNLVEGSEAIVESPNHQFSPFVVHYAETFIVPAEVGEYTIRPYGESEGKLCATIKAYVRHQA encoded by the coding sequence ATGACAAACTACGAAAAAAGACCTTTCTTCCGGATGAATGGAAAAGCATATGCCGGCTGGAATGCAATAAAGGATGAACTGAATGTAAAGATCAGCACTTCGCCCTCACAACGCTATATTTTAATAGTTGAGTGCTATCAAGGAGTGTATCACGACGAACTGATTCGTGAATTCGAAAAGTTGAATGCCGGCTTATTTCTGCTTACCGACGACGCCTTTTATCCTGAAGATAAAATCCGGGAGATGGTTCATCCCGATGTGACCGACGATGAGATTTTTGGCTACATGACCCGACTCACACTGAATGATTACCTGGACCCGGAAAAGGTAGAGAAGATTCGCGGTAAAATAAATAAATCGACCGGACTGGTTGTATTATATGGCTACGCAGCATCGCTCATAGCCGAGAAATACGATTGCCTGGTTTATGCCGATATGCCTCGCTGGGAAATTCAGCTCAGGCAACGCAGGAACGAGGTCAATAACATTGGTATCAGAAATGCAGAAGAAGCACCTAGCATTAAGTACAAACGTGGATTCTTTGTGGATTGGCGCGTGTGTGACAGGTTGAAGCAACAACTGTTTGAGAAGGCTGATTACTGGCTCGATTCGACGATCAAGGATGAACCCAGAATGATTGCCGCCCGGACTTTGCTGGATGGACTGACGGCTCTTTCAAAGACTCCTTTCCGGCTGGTTCCTTATTTTGATCCGGGACCGTGGGGCGGGCAATGGATGAAGAAAGTATGCGGACTGGATGCATCGAAACCTAACTATGCCTGGGCTTTTGACTGTGTACCCGAAGAGAACAGCCTTTTGTTCGAAGTAGAAGGAGAGTTTATTGAGGTGCCAGCCATCAATCTTGTTTTCTATAAAGCAACCGAGTTACTGGGTGAACCTGTGGAATCGAGATTCGGAAAAGAATTTCCCATCCGTTTTGATTTTCTGGACACTATTCAGGGAGGAAACCTTAGTTTGCAGGTGCATCCCACCCGACAATATATTCACGAACATTTCGGGATGAGCTACACGCAGGATGAAAGCTATTATCTGTTGGATGCCCGACCCGACGCTGTGGTTTATCTGGGAATGAAAACCGGTTGTGATCCGCAAGCGATGGTGGAGGATCTGGAAAAATCGCAGGAGACCGGTGCTCCGTTTGATACGGAAAGGTATGTGAATAAATTCCCGGCAAAAAAACATGATCATTTTCTGATTCCAAACGGAACAGTGCACTGCTCCGGAACTAATGGAATGGTGCTCGAAATAAGTGCGACTCCTTATATTTTCACCTTCAAACTCTATGACTGGGGACGCCTGGGGCTGGATGGAAGGCCGCGCCCGATCAACATAGCTCATGGAGCCAATGTAATTCAGTGGAATAGGGATACCCAATATTGCCAGAAGCATTTGGTGAACCAGGTGCAGCGGATGTCTGAAGGCGATGGATGGTGGGAAGAAAAAACCGGTCTGCACCCCAATGAATTCATTGAAACCCGCAGGCATTGGTTTACCAAAACGGTTCACCACCAGACTGCCAACAGCGTGAATGTGTTGAACCTGGTGGAAGGAAGTGAAGCAATTGTTGAAAGTCCCAACCATCAATTCAGTCCGTTTGTGGTTCACTATGCCGAAACATTCATTGTTCCGGCGGAGGTGGGAGAATACACCATTCGTCCCTACGGAGAGAGTGAAGGCAAACTTTGCGCAACCATTAAAGCTTACGTCAGGCATCAGGCTTAA
- a CDS encoding RagB/SusD family nutrient uptake outer membrane protein, with protein MNDIMKNNKLKLGITAISFLTMLLSTSCVDLNVNPYDQMSDSNFWGKNEAAIDALNTCYTNLMSANEVIFSDAMSDNAYCKAGYNQAIGNGSYSTSDGYVQSVWSSKYAGIRNCNILLDNIDKVPGLTSELKNRYMAEAKVIRAYMYFELYSKFGDIPFFTKTVSIAESQSVPRTPRAEIVKSLLDDLNEIIDNNYLPESYSSTDKGRINRYAAMGLKARILLFEGKYAEVKTVTGQIINGGKFALFPSYEGLFYSANEGNSEVILDIQYMLNTREHNVEYMFLPPSLGGYSQLAPLQELVNSYVASDGQPIDKSSVYSASKPYQNRDPRLAATVIYTSNSYLMADGSQSVINCDKGANKDGYGFSSDCTPTGYYLKKYWDKDHSTIVNLSSGLNIILIRYADILLMNAEAAAETGTLDATTWNATIKPIRARAGFTDQAALNFPTGSSNQELIEIVRRERRSELAFEGLRRNDIIRWHTAENVMNGWCHGLKTGDIVGADNGYVRVENRTFNKEKHYLWPMPQTERDLNKNLVQNTNW; from the coding sequence ATGAATGACATAATGAAAAATAATAAATTAAAACTTGGCATAACCGCGATTTCGTTTCTGACTATGCTCTTATCGACATCGTGTGTTGATTTGAATGTGAATCCCTACGATCAGATGAGTGATTCGAATTTCTGGGGAAAAAACGAGGCAGCCATTGATGCACTGAATACCTGCTACACCAACCTGATGAGTGCTAATGAAGTGATTTTCAGTGATGCGATGTCAGATAATGCTTACTGCAAGGCAGGTTATAACCAGGCCATTGGCAACGGATCTTATTCGACCAGTGACGGGTATGTACAATCGGTGTGGTCAAGCAAGTATGCAGGGATACGAAATTGTAACATCCTGCTGGATAATATTGATAAAGTGCCGGGACTCACCTCAGAGCTAAAGAACAGGTACATGGCCGAAGCCAAGGTGATAAGGGCCTATATGTATTTTGAGTTGTATTCGAAATTCGGTGATATCCCGTTTTTTACTAAGACAGTTTCCATTGCCGAATCACAATCTGTTCCCAGAACACCCAGGGCTGAGATAGTGAAAAGTTTATTGGATGACTTGAATGAGATTATCGATAACAACTATTTACCAGAATCCTATTCCAGTACGGATAAGGGGCGCATCAACCGATACGCGGCCATGGGATTGAAAGCCAGAATCTTATTGTTTGAAGGAAAGTATGCGGAAGTAAAAACAGTGACAGGCCAGATTATCAATGGTGGTAAATTTGCTTTGTTTCCAAGCTATGAAGGGCTGTTTTACTCGGCCAACGAAGGGAATTCCGAAGTAATACTCGATATTCAGTACATGCTCAATACCAGGGAACATAACGTGGAGTATATGTTCCTTCCACCATCGCTGGGTGGATATTCACAGCTGGCTCCTCTGCAGGAACTGGTAAACAGCTACGTGGCGTCTGACGGTCAGCCCATTGATAAAAGTTCGGTTTATTCGGCTTCCAAACCCTATCAGAACCGCGATCCGCGTCTGGCTGCAACGGTGATCTATACCAGCAACAGTTATCTAATGGCCGATGGCTCGCAATCGGTAATCAATTGCGATAAGGGTGCCAACAAGGACGGATATGGATTTAGCTCAGATTGTACTCCTACCGGTTATTACCTGAAAAAGTACTGGGACAAGGATCACAGCACCATTGTAAACCTATCTTCCGGGTTGAATATCATTCTGATACGTTATGCGGATATTCTTCTGATGAATGCCGAGGCGGCTGCGGAAACAGGAACCCTGGATGCCACCACCTGGAATGCTACCATCAAGCCAATTCGGGCAAGAGCCGGCTTTACAGACCAGGCAGCCCTGAACTTTCCGACAGGCAGTTCAAACCAAGAGTTGATTGAGATTGTTCGCAGGGAACGTCGTTCTGAACTAGCCTTCGAAGGACTTCGTCGAAACGATATTATCAGATGGCATACTGCCGAGAATGTTATGAACGGCTGGTGTCATGGATTAAAAACCGGTGATATAGTAGGTGCAGATAATGGATATGTAAGGGTGGAAAACAGAACATTTAACAAAGAAAAGCATTACCTGTGGCCGATGCCTCAAACAGAAAGAGACTTAAACAAGAATCTGGTACAGAATACCAATTGGTAA
- a CDS encoding SusE domain-containing protein produces the protein MKKILWIITLALMVVSCQEDYNFSDKFSVPTTLNSPESVTIDLASKENIVLSWTGGGAEQGYTTYEVLFDKAGGDFKNPVYRTFSDLGVEPQLTITHALLNTIARKTGVATSSTGKLIWTVTVSKGGNVQKSNLTKEIAVTRGDGIDYAGSTLYLYGSATENNGTGGLAMRNAAEGVFVIYTKAPIDGNIYFKSSPTDADAFVCYADPTGKIKEGDGTYNLSASKAGEVYRITVDLNTQALIVDRISNVRAIWGATFNAMGNLGYTQNGVFKADNCKIEFVQADRPETNPPSWLSWVEDRYYFIATVNGADKCWGRVDGVSSERPTGNETPQFYELREFAWSQWDHLWKMSGSLDMKKCTITINTNNNGLMIHEFSNVQPL, from the coding sequence ATGAAAAAAATATTGTGGATAATCACATTGGCATTGATGGTCGTTAGTTGCCAAGAGGATTACAATTTTTCGGATAAATTTTCCGTGCCGACTACCTTGAATTCGCCAGAGTCTGTGACGATTGATCTGGCATCAAAAGAGAACATTGTACTTTCATGGACCGGAGGTGGAGCCGAACAAGGGTACACGACTTATGAAGTGTTATTCGATAAAGCTGGTGGAGATTTCAAGAACCCGGTGTACCGAACTTTCAGTGATTTGGGCGTAGAACCTCAGTTAACCATTACACATGCATTGTTAAATACGATTGCCCGGAAAACCGGAGTAGCCACATCGAGTACAGGGAAACTGATCTGGACCGTCACAGTATCAAAAGGTGGCAACGTACAGAAATCCAATCTCACCAAAGAGATCGCAGTTACTCGAGGGGATGGTATTGACTATGCAGGAAGTACTCTTTACTTATATGGGTCCGCAACAGAAAACAACGGAACCGGTGGTTTGGCTATGAGAAATGCAGCCGAAGGAGTCTTTGTAATCTATACAAAAGCTCCGATTGACGGAAATATCTACTTTAAGAGCAGTCCTACCGATGCAGACGCGTTTGTTTGCTATGCAGATCCTACGGGGAAGATTAAAGAAGGTGACGGTACATATAACCTTTCGGCCAGTAAAGCGGGTGAGGTATACAGAATAACCGTTGATTTAAATACCCAGGCACTGATTGTTGACCGGATCTCCAATGTAAGAGCAATCTGGGGGGCAACGTTCAACGCGATGGGGAACCTTGGTTATACCCAGAACGGAGTTTTCAAGGCAGATAATTGCAAAATTGAGTTTGTCCAGGCAGACAGACCGGAAACAAACCCTCCTTCCTGGTTGAGTTGGGTTGAAGATAGGTACTACTTTATTGCCACTGTAAATGGAGCCGACAAATGCTGGGGAAGGGTAGATGGTGTAAGTTCGGAACGTCCCACCGGCAATGAGACACCCCAGTTCTATGAGCTCAGAGAATTTGCATGGTCTCAGTGGGATCATCTCTGGAAGATGAGTGGTTCGTTAGATATGAAGAAATGTACAATCACGATCAATACGAATAACAACGGGCTGATGATTCATGAATTCTCCAATGTCCAACCATTATAA
- a CDS encoding TonB-dependent receptor yields the protein MAKRTSIFLLLLIFIIGQQVYGQTGRITGTITEANGNPIMGASVQVKGSNIGTISDIEGNYSINVSGNNATLVFSFIGYERKELKVTKKVMNVVLAETVHNIDEVVVVGYGTQKKVNLTGAVSTVSTKELEGKPVVNVVEALEGTTPGLTIQQTNSQPGNRPSINIRGINTLNNNDPLVLIDGMVGDIQNVNPSDIQSISVLKDASSTAIYGSRASNGVILIVTKKGNKDNKVAVSYDMNYGLQSVTSLPKPVDSWVYCELRNEALVNSGKSIAFTPEQINAYRNGGTNDKWLDDVYKTTASQQSHNISLTSGNDKTNLLFSCGYLNQKSLFVGPGYGMDRYNARLNVETQLTKKFKYGVNIAYARNEIKDNAYWTDWILEQVMRMPPIYPIKQNGNYNYPSGSNSSSLARLEVGGYRQNSNDDLSGSLNAEYAFCDELKLKGMIGGQLYNNRTHENRQAIPGSGDTENHINESFGRNENLTSNIMLTYDKKIGEHAFGALVGYSYESGLDNSFYTLRKVDSPNFDIMAGYQSTNVENQGWKSDRSIYSGFMRLNYNFKEKYLFEFNLRDDYSSKFAKGNRSGIFPSVSAAWRVSEEPFYTNLGSKLPSLKVRSSLGLVGNNRISDYAYIPSVSIANGYSFNNNVVSVSNVSSVNTNLKWETTRMFDIGTDIGFLDNSLNLVFDYFHNMTYDILIGLPVPSTFGGGSPIQNAGKVQNAGWEFSVNYKFKTGKMQHSLSANVFDSKNKVVDTHGQEWINGYDINTIIKEGYPINSYYAYRSNGFFQNQAEVEAGPHLDGVTPKPGDIRYVDKNGDGIINADDRFVLGNPFPRYSFGFNYGFSYKGFDFSMFWQGVGQRSVWLRGESVEAFHNNNEGPAFDFHIDRWTPQNPNASYPRLTVGSESTNNAAKSDFWIQNGAYLRLKNIQLGYTLPTMLTKKVGVNRLRIFVTGENMLTLNKMIGGWDPETTAATGGRIYPVSKVASIGLNLTL from the coding sequence ATGGCAAAAAGAACTTCTATTTTTCTATTGTTACTTATATTCATTATAGGGCAGCAAGTTTACGGACAGACAGGACGAATTACCGGAACGATTACCGAAGCAAACGGCAATCCAATTATGGGAGCAAGCGTTCAGGTAAAAGGTTCCAATATCGGGACGATATCTGACATTGAGGGGAATTATTCCATCAATGTCTCAGGTAATAATGCCACGTTGGTTTTTTCATTTATAGGTTACGAGAGGAAAGAACTTAAAGTGACCAAAAAGGTTATGAATGTGGTTCTGGCAGAAACTGTGCATAACATTGACGAAGTGGTTGTGGTGGGGTATGGCACACAAAAGAAAGTGAACCTCACAGGAGCTGTTTCTACGGTGTCAACAAAGGAGCTTGAGGGAAAACCGGTGGTAAATGTAGTGGAAGCGTTAGAGGGAACCACTCCCGGATTAACGATTCAGCAAACCAACTCACAGCCAGGTAACCGTCCAAGCATTAACATACGGGGTATCAACACCTTGAATAACAACGATCCGTTGGTCCTGATTGACGGGATGGTCGGTGACATACAGAATGTGAATCCTTCGGATATTCAGAGTATTTCAGTGTTGAAAGATGCCTCATCGACTGCAATCTATGGATCGAGAGCATCTAACGGAGTTATTCTGATTGTGACCAAAAAGGGAAATAAGGATAATAAGGTGGCGGTGAGCTACGACATGAACTACGGACTGCAAAGTGTAACCAGCCTGCCTAAGCCGGTAGATTCGTGGGTGTACTGCGAACTGAGAAATGAGGCCCTGGTGAATTCGGGAAAAAGCATTGCATTTACACCGGAACAGATCAATGCCTATAGAAATGGCGGGACAAACGATAAGTGGTTGGATGATGTCTATAAAACTACGGCTTCGCAACAGTCTCATAATATCTCGCTGACCAGTGGAAATGATAAGACGAACTTATTGTTCTCCTGCGGATACTTGAATCAGAAAAGTTTGTTTGTAGGCCCGGGTTATGGAATGGACAGATATAATGCCCGACTGAATGTAGAAACGCAGTTGACCAAAAAATTTAAATATGGTGTCAACATTGCCTATGCGAGGAATGAGATCAAGGACAATGCCTATTGGACGGACTGGATTCTGGAACAGGTGATGCGTATGCCTCCGATCTATCCGATTAAACAGAATGGGAATTACAACTATCCGTCGGGTAGTAACAGTAGTTCTCTGGCCCGGCTTGAAGTGGGCGGATACCGTCAGAACTCCAACGACGATTTGTCCGGATCATTAAATGCGGAGTATGCCTTCTGTGATGAGCTGAAATTGAAAGGAATGATTGGAGGACAGCTTTACAACAACCGTACCCACGAAAACCGTCAGGCAATACCTGGAAGCGGAGATACGGAAAATCATATCAACGAATCTTTTGGTAGAAACGAAAACCTGACATCCAACATTATGCTGACCTATGATAAAAAAATAGGAGAACATGCCTTCGGAGCTTTGGTAGGATATTCCTATGAAAGCGGACTGGATAACAGCTTCTATACATTGCGTAAAGTGGATAGTCCTAACTTTGACATCATGGCCGGCTACCAGTCTACAAATGTGGAAAACCAGGGATGGAAAAGTGACAGGTCAATTTATTCGGGATTTATGCGCCTGAACTATAACTTCAAGGAAAAATATCTTTTTGAATTTAATTTGCGAGATGACTATTCTTCCAAATTTGCCAAAGGAAACCGTTCGGGGATATTTCCTTCTGTATCGGCCGCATGGAGAGTTTCGGAAGAACCTTTCTACACCAACCTGGGCAGTAAACTGCCATCCTTAAAGGTACGCTCTTCGTTGGGATTGGTTGGTAATAACAGAATAAGCGATTATGCTTACATTCCTTCTGTATCGATTGCCAACGGGTATAGTTTCAATAACAATGTGGTTAGTGTTTCGAATGTATCTTCTGTAAATACCAACCTGAAATGGGAAACTACGAGGATGTTTGATATAGGTACCGACATTGGATTCCTGGATAATTCACTGAACTTGGTCTTTGATTATTTCCATAACATGACTTACGACATTCTGATAGGTCTGCCGGTGCCCTCTACTTTTGGAGGTGGTAGTCCTATTCAGAATGCCGGAAAGGTTCAGAATGCAGGATGGGAATTTTCCGTGAATTATAAGTTTAAGACTGGTAAAATGCAACATTCTCTTTCGGCTAATGTGTTTGACAGCAAGAACAAGGTTGTGGACACTCACGGACAGGAATGGATTAACGGATACGACATAAATACAATCATTAAAGAAGGGTATCCCATCAATTCCTATTATGCATACCGTTCGAACGGATTCTTCCAGAACCAGGCGGAAGTAGAGGCCGGTCCTCATCTGGACGGGGTAACACCCAAGCCCGGAGATATCCGCTACGTTGACAAAAACGGAGATGGAATTATTAATGCCGATGACCGTTTTGTATTGGGTAATCCATTCCCTCGATATTCGTTCGGCTTTAATTATGGATTTAGTTACAAGGGATTTGATTTCTCAATGTTCTGGCAAGGAGTGGGTCAACGAAGTGTATGGCTCCGAGGCGAATCGGTGGAAGCATTTCACAACAACAACGAAGGACCCGCCTTTGATTTCCATATTGACCGATGGACTCCACAGAATCCAAATGCATCGTATCCCCGTCTGACGGTTGGATCAGAATCGACCAACAATGCGGCCAAATCCGATTTCTGGATTCAGAATGGTGCCTATTTACGTTTGAAGAACATTCAGTTAGGTTATACCTTACCAACCATGCTGACTAAAAAGGTAGGTGTAAACCGACTCAGGATATTTGTGACCGGAGAAAATATGCTGACCTTGAATAAGATGATTGGCGGATGGGATCCTGAAACAACGGCCGCAACGGGAGGAAGAATATATCCTGTTTCCAAAGTGGCTTCAATAGGATTGAATTTAACTCTATAA
- a CDS encoding creatininase family protein translates to MNKELDLSVSCYGAVKDLHYDVAILPWGATEPHNYHLPYLTDCIAPRMIAVKAATLALKENGVRCMVMPPISLGSQNPGQKELSFCIHARYETQFAILKDVVDSLHTQGIRKLIIFSGHGGNNFKNMIRDLAFEYPDFLIVQSEWYTILPCKGYFEAEIDDHAGEQETSVMMYLQPELVDLSMAGDGDSQPFAITSLNEKVAWTPRHWDRATKDTGVGDPRKATAEKGERYVNDLVPIVAKLFAEVGKGKLYN, encoded by the coding sequence ATGAATAAAGAATTAGATCTTTCAGTTAGTTGCTATGGTGCAGTGAAAGATTTGCACTATGACGTTGCTATTCTTCCATGGGGAGCAACAGAACCTCATAATTATCATTTGCCTTACCTCACTGATTGTATTGCTCCAAGAATGATAGCTGTAAAAGCTGCTACTTTGGCCTTAAAAGAAAACGGTGTTCGTTGCATGGTAATGCCACCGATATCTTTGGGATCACAAAATCCGGGTCAGAAAGAATTAAGCTTCTGCATTCATGCCCGCTACGAAACTCAATTTGCCATTTTAAAAGATGTAGTTGATTCTTTGCATACTCAGGGCATTAGAAAACTAATAATCTTTAGTGGACATGGAGGTAATAATTTTAAGAATATGATCCGTGACCTGGCTTTTGAATATCCTGATTTTTTGATCGTACAATCGGAATGGTACACCATTTTACCATGCAAAGGTTATTTCGAAGCTGAAATTGACGATCATGCCGGAGAGCAGGAAACATCTGTAATGATGTATCTGCAACCAGAACTTGTTGATTTAAGTATGGCAGGTGATGGTGATAGTCAGCCTTTTGCGATAACTTCTTTGAATGAAAAAGTTGCATGGACGCCCAGACATTGGGATCGTGCAACGAAAGACACCGGTGTGGGCGATCCACGGAAAGCTACCGCAGAAAAAGGAGAAAGGTATGTGAATGATCTTGTACCAATAGTAGCAAAGCTATTTGCTGAAGTGGGAAAAGGAAAACTCTATAATTAG